One part of the Nocardia higoensis genome encodes these proteins:
- a CDS encoding adenosylcobinamide-GDP ribazoletransferase, producing MTAPRRVSWPGGARLAFSWLSVLPVRGPEEVDRAGAARAIALAPLVGATLGTLAATLAWVFVHLGASAPLAALLAVGASALGTRGMHLDGLADTADGLGSYGPPERARAIMKGGDVGPFGVAAIVFAIGVQTFAFAALVDESRWLALALAVTVGRVAVVLACHGASPAAGTGFGALVARTQSRLTGALWILAATVCAIFAVPDRAWLGPVATLVALAVALLLVRHCVRRFEGLSGDVLGAAIEVSVAVAAIGFSLATP from the coding sequence ATGACCGCACCGCGCCGGGTCTCCTGGCCCGGGGGCGCGCGGCTGGCGTTCTCCTGGCTGAGCGTGCTGCCGGTGCGCGGACCCGAGGAGGTGGACCGGGCAGGCGCGGCCAGGGCGATCGCCCTCGCTCCACTCGTCGGCGCGACGCTCGGCACACTCGCCGCGACCCTCGCCTGGGTGTTCGTCCATCTCGGCGCCAGCGCTCCACTCGCGGCACTGCTCGCGGTCGGCGCCTCGGCCCTGGGCACCCGGGGCATGCACCTGGACGGCCTGGCCGACACCGCCGACGGTCTCGGCAGCTACGGCCCACCCGAGCGAGCGCGCGCGATCATGAAAGGCGGCGATGTCGGCCCGTTCGGCGTCGCCGCCATCGTGTTCGCGATCGGCGTGCAGACCTTCGCGTTCGCGGCGCTCGTCGATGAAAGCCGTTGGCTCGCACTGGCGCTCGCGGTCACCGTGGGCCGGGTCGCCGTCGTGCTCGCCTGTCACGGGGCGTCGCCGGCCGCGGGCACCGGCTTCGGCGCGCTGGTCGCCCGCACCCAGTCCCGGCTGACCGGCGCGCTCTGGATCCTCGCCGCGACGGTGTGCGCGATATTCGCGGTGCCGGATCGCGCGTGGCTCGGCCCGGTGGCCACCCTTGTCGCCCTGGCCGTCGCGCTGCTGCTGGTCCGGCATTGTGTGCGCCGTTTCGAGGGCCTGTCCGGCGATGTGCTCGGCGCCGCGATCGAGGTGTCGGTCGCCGTCGCGGCGATCGGCTTCTCACTGGCAACCCCCTGA
- a CDS encoding MBL fold metallo-hydrolase produces MSSDRLYFRQLLAGRDFAVGDPIATQMRNFAYLIGDREAGECVVVDPAYAAGDLVEIAESDGLRLTGVLATHHHPDHVGGTMLGFTLRGVAELLEQRPMPVHVNNQELSWVANVTGIAPSELTGHQHGDTLEVGAVRIQLLHTPGHTPGSQCFLVDNRLVAGDTLFVDGCGRTDFPGGDTDEMFRSLRYLAGLSGDPVVYPGHWYSEEPSAALSVIKDNNYVMRPQTLEQWHMLMPG; encoded by the coding sequence ATGTCTTCCGACCGTCTGTACTTCCGGCAGCTGCTGGCCGGGCGCGATTTCGCCGTCGGCGACCCGATCGCGACCCAGATGCGCAATTTCGCCTACCTGATCGGTGACCGCGAGGCCGGTGAGTGCGTGGTGGTCGACCCCGCCTACGCCGCCGGCGACCTGGTCGAGATCGCCGAGAGCGACGGCCTGCGCCTGACCGGCGTGCTGGCCACCCATCACCACCCCGATCACGTCGGCGGAACCATGCTCGGCTTCACCCTGCGTGGCGTGGCCGAATTGCTCGAGCAGCGCCCGATGCCCGTGCACGTGAACAACCAGGAACTTTCCTGGGTCGCCAATGTCACCGGTATCGCACCGAGCGAACTCACCGGACATCAGCACGGCGACACCCTCGAGGTCGGCGCGGTGCGCATCCAGCTGCTGCACACTCCGGGCCACACCCCCGGCAGCCAGTGCTTCCTGGTGGACAACCGCCTCGTCGCGGGCGACACCCTGTTCGTGGACGGCTGCGGCCGCACCGACTTCCCCGGCGGGGACACCGACGAGATGTTCCGCAGCCTCCGCTATCTGGCCGGACTGTCCGGCGACCCGGTGGTCTACCCCGGCCACTGGTACTCCGAGGAGCCCAGCGCGGCACTGTCGGTGATCAAGGACAACAACTACGTCATGCGGCCGCAGACCCTCGAGCAGTGGCACATGCTGATGCCTGGCTGA
- the gcvT gene encoding glycine cleavage system aminomethyltransferase GcvT, giving the protein MTDLLRGPVHDVHVELGATFAEFGGWQMPVSYAGTVGEHQATRTAVGLFDVSHLGKATVAGPGAARFVNAVLTNDLDRIRPGKAQYTLCCTEDGGVIDDLIAYYVGDEEIFLVPNAANTATVVRRLAAAAPDGVTVTDQHREYAVFAVQGPGAAAVLDGLGLPSDMEYMAFADAEWDGRPVRVCRTGYTGEHGYEVLPRWNDAEVVFRALTERVKAVGGQLAGLGARDTLRTEMGYPLHGHELSTEISPVQAGIGWAVAWGKPEFWGKAALAQEKAAGPRRILRGLRALDRGVLRQGQTVLRDGAEVGQTTSGTFSPTLKIGIALALIDTAAGIEPGAEVEVDVRGRKLRCEVVKPPFLSPRTS; this is encoded by the coding sequence ATGACCGACCTGTTGCGCGGACCTGTCCACGATGTGCACGTCGAACTGGGGGCGACGTTCGCGGAATTCGGCGGCTGGCAGATGCCGGTGTCCTACGCGGGCACCGTGGGCGAGCATCAGGCCACGCGCACCGCGGTCGGGCTGTTCGACGTCAGCCACCTCGGCAAGGCGACGGTGGCCGGCCCGGGCGCGGCGCGGTTCGTGAACGCCGTGCTCACCAACGATCTGGACCGTATCCGGCCGGGCAAGGCGCAGTACACGCTGTGCTGCACTGAGGACGGTGGCGTGATCGACGACCTCATCGCCTATTACGTCGGCGACGAGGAGATCTTCCTGGTGCCGAACGCGGCGAACACCGCGACGGTGGTGCGGCGACTGGCGGCGGCGGCGCCCGACGGTGTCACGGTGACGGATCAGCATCGCGAATACGCGGTGTTCGCGGTGCAGGGACCGGGCGCGGCGGCGGTGCTCGATGGGCTCGGCCTGCCGTCGGACATGGAGTACATGGCTTTCGCCGACGCCGAGTGGGACGGTCGCCCGGTCCGGGTCTGCCGCACCGGCTACACCGGCGAACACGGCTACGAGGTGTTGCCGCGCTGGAACGACGCCGAGGTGGTGTTCCGGGCGCTGACCGAGCGGGTGAAGGCCGTGGGCGGGCAGCTCGCGGGGCTGGGCGCGCGTGACACCTTGCGCACCGAGATGGGGTACCCGCTGCACGGCCACGAACTGTCCACCGAGATCTCGCCGGTGCAGGCGGGCATCGGCTGGGCCGTCGCCTGGGGCAAGCCGGAGTTCTGGGGCAAGGCCGCACTGGCACAGGAGAAGGCGGCGGGACCGCGCCGCATCCTGCGCGGGTTGCGCGCACTGGACCGCGGCGTGCTGCGTCAGGGGCAGACCGTGTTGCGCGACGGCGCGGAGGTCGGGCAGACCACCTCGGGCACCTTCTCGCCGACCCTGAAGATCGGTATCGCGCTCGCGCTGATCGACACCGCCGCAGGGATCGAGCCGGGGGCGGAGGTCGAGGTGGACGTGCGTGGGCGGAAACTGCGCTGCGAGGTGGTCAAGCCGCCTTTCCTGTCGCCGCGCACCTCCTGA
- a CDS encoding branched-chain amino acid aminotransferase: MTVAAQFARIPHPAPQSDQRVAEILAAPGFGRYFTDHMVSIDYTEAEGWTNAKVEPYGPLSMDPATMVFHYGQAIFEGLKAYRQADGSVATFRIDANAARFRRSARRMAMAELPEELFIESVRQLLEVDERWVPAAGGEESLYLRPFLFSTEAGLGVKPASAYKYLLLASPAGAYFPRGVKPVRVWLSTEYVRAAPGGTGEAKVAGNYAASLLAQAQASEKGCDQVVWLDACERRYVEEMGTNNLFFVFGKGSNARLVTPELSGSLLPGITRDSLLTLAADSGYPVEERKITVDEWREGAASGEISEVFACGTAAVITPVGWVRSGEGEFTIGGGEPGEVTMALRETLTGIQRGTFADIHGWMRKA, encoded by the coding sequence ATGACCGTTGCCGCACAGTTCGCCCGCATTCCCCATCCCGCGCCGCAATCGGACCAGCGGGTAGCGGAGATTCTGGCGGCCCCCGGTTTCGGGCGGTACTTCACCGATCACATGGTCTCCATCGACTACACCGAGGCCGAAGGCTGGACCAACGCGAAGGTCGAGCCGTACGGACCCCTGTCGATGGACCCGGCCACCATGGTGTTCCACTACGGCCAGGCGATCTTCGAGGGCCTCAAGGCCTACCGGCAGGCCGACGGCAGCGTCGCGACCTTCCGCATCGACGCCAACGCGGCGCGGTTCCGTCGCTCCGCGCGCCGGATGGCGATGGCCGAATTACCCGAGGAACTGTTCATCGAGTCCGTGCGTCAACTGCTCGAGGTCGACGAGCGCTGGGTGCCCGCCGCGGGCGGCGAGGAATCGCTGTACCTGCGCCCCTTCCTGTTCTCCACCGAGGCGGGCCTGGGCGTGAAGCCCGCGTCGGCCTACAAGTACCTGTTGCTCGCCTCGCCCGCGGGCGCGTACTTCCCGCGCGGGGTCAAGCCGGTGCGGGTGTGGCTGTCGACCGAGTACGTGCGCGCTGCCCCCGGCGGCACCGGTGAGGCGAAGGTCGCGGGCAACTACGCGGCCTCGCTGCTCGCCCAGGCCCAGGCCTCCGAGAAGGGGTGCGACCAGGTGGTGTGGCTGGACGCCTGTGAGCGCCGCTACGTCGAGGAGATGGGCACGAACAACCTGTTCTTCGTCTTCGGCAAGGGATCCAACGCCCGTCTGGTGACCCCGGAGCTGTCCGGCTCGCTGCTGCCCGGCATCACCCGCGATTCGCTGCTGACGCTGGCCGCCGACTCCGGCTACCCGGTGGAGGAGCGCAAGATCACCGTCGACGAGTGGCGCGAGGGCGCCGCCTCCGGCGAGATCAGCGAGGTCTTCGCCTGCGGCACCGCCGCTGTCATCACGCCGGTCGGCTGGGTGCGCTCCGGCGAGGGCGAGTTCACCATCGGCGGCGGCGAGCCCGGCGAGGTGACCATGGCGCTGCGCGAGACCCTCACCGGTATCCAGCGCGGTACCTTCGCCGACATCCACGGCTGGATGCGCAAGGCCTGA